CCGTCGAATTCTAGCTATTTATCTCACCTTTGATGAACCAAGCTATCGCTCTTGTATGATGGTCTTAAGAATCTGCGTGCAGCGTTTTTCTCGTTTACCTGAGACAATTGTGGTAGACGGCGGAGCAGAGTTTAGTAGCACCTATTTTGAAACACTGTTAGCAGCTTTTGAGTGTACCAAAAAACAGCGTCCTCCAGCTAAAGCTCGGTTTGGTTCTATCATTGAAAGGTTATTTGGTACAACCAACATAGAATTTTTTTATAACCTTAGAGGTAATACTCAAATTACCAAAAATGTCCGTTTAGTTACCAAATCAAATAATCCCAAGAAACAAGCTGTTTGGACATTAGATGAACTTTACGAATATTTTTGTGCATATAGCTATGAATTTTACGACTGCCAAGAACATCCAGCATTAGGGCAGAGTCCTCGTCAAGCCTTTACCAATGGATTAATTTTAAGTGGTTCTCGCCCACAAAAACAAATTATTTATAATGAAAACTTCAAGATTTTTACCTTACCATCTACACCCAAAGGGACAGCTAAAGTTCAGCCTAGTCGCGGTGTAAAAATTAATTATATCTATTATTGGTCAACCGATGATTCTTTCTTGAGACCCGAAATTGAAGGAACCAATCTACCAATTCGCTATGACCCCTTTGATATGGGAACTGCTTATGCTTATGTCAAGGGACATTGGGTACGCTGTATATCGGAATATTACAAATCTTTCCACGAACGTTCTGAGCGAGAAGTTAATATAGCAAGTCTCCAATTACGTCGTTCCAAGCAAAAGTTCACTCAACGGCTGACTATTTCTGCTAAAGAAAAGGCGATGTATTTAGAAGGAACTGAAGCTAAAGAAGCATTATTATTGCAACGCTTACATGACTTAGCACGTCTTGATGTCTGCTCGCTGATTGAAAGAAAGGAAACCGAGGCGAACCATCAAATTTTTCCAGTTAATTTAAATGGCGATGAAAGTTCTCTAGATGGCAATAAACAGCCGGGAAAATCTAGAGTAAACAGCTTAATTGATTTAACTAAAATAGAAGCTTACAAAGATGAGGAGCTATGGTAAAAATACAGTCTCGGCCTTTTTCAGACTCACTCCTATTAGAATCCAAAGAAGCCAAGAATAATTATTTTAAAAACCTGACTGTTCCCCACAAAAAGCTTCAGTCAGCTTTAGAACTCTTACTCATCAATACTCTAGAACCAGCCGATACTTTAGTTTTCTTAGTATTTGGCGTAACAGGTGTGGGAAAAACAACTCTACGTCGGCGTTTTGAAAAGGTACTTCTTGAGGAATTCCTTCCCTCATTACGTCAGAATCCCGGTCAAATTGCGGTAGCTGGTATGGAAGCTATTCCAGCTGAACAGGGCAAGTTTAGTTACAAAGACTATTACACTCGTGCCTTAGAAGCTCTTAAAGAAGTTTTAATCGAATATAAAGCTAATTATCGATTATCTTCATCAGAAGCCAACGATTTAAAATGCTTGAACCAAGGCCACTATAAAGATTCACCCGCCTTGCGTCGGGCGATGGAAAAAGTGTTTCGTTACCGTCAGCTTAAAGCTTTTACAATCGATGAGGCGCAACATCTATTGATGATGGCAGGTGGGCATCAAATGCTACATCAAATGAACTGGGTGAAGTCTATTGCTAATCTTACCGGAACAGTGCATATCTTATTTGGGACTTATGAATTGCTTAACTGTCCTACACTAAATGGACAGATGGGGCGGCGTAGCGAGGATATTCATTTAACTCCTTATGAAGCTGATAATGCTGAAGATATCGCTGAATTTATCCGCGTCATCAAAACTTTTCAACGTCATCTTCCGCTAGTAGAAGAACCCAATTTAGAAAAACATTACGAATATCTTTTTTCTGGCTCAATTGGTTGTGTGGGACTTCTCAAAAATTGGTTGACTCGTTCACTGAGAGTAGCGTTATCTGAAGAAGCTCTGACTCTGAATAATAAGCATCTTAAAAGAGGAGCTTTAGGAGCAGCACGCCTTAAGAAAATTAAAGAAGAGGCATTCCAAGGATTAAGACGTTTCCGGGAGGAATCTAACTTTGATTCTCAACAATGTTTAACAGAATATAACATTGAGATACCCGCCCCTGGCTCTGCAAAAAAGGGTCGTGTCGGTCAAAGGAAACCATTACGAGATGCTGTTGGGGCAAATTCTGATGATAGTTGACAGCGCGATTATCGATGAATTATGGGACACCCAACCACCTATTGTCCCAAATCCTAGCCGTTTGTTTCATCTACAACCGATGGGTTTAGGCACTGCTTATGTGGAGAGCCTTACTAGCTATGTTGCTCGTCTAGGAGAAGCTCATGGTGTACCGCCTGGAACTTTATTGGCTATTGAAGTCAAACCGATGGTGAAACAGGGTTATGCTATCAACCCCTTAAATTCATCAAGCATTGTCAGTCTGTATGGACAAAGTTCTGTCAAAGCTTTAAATGGAACTCAACTAGGAGCTAAACAACTTGTCAAGGCACTTGAAGAACTTACTTTACGCAATGATTTGCAGTTTTTGACGCTACTTCCTTGGGCTGAAGTTTTCCCAGTTAGAGGTTTGCTCAGACACTTTCAGGCTTGGTGTCCTGATTGCTATCAAGAGTGGCAGAATCATCAACAGATTATTTATTCCCCTCTGTTATGGGCTTTGCAAGCTGTCAAAATTTGTCCGGCGCATCATAGACCTTTAGAATCTAAATGTCCTTATTGTGACCGAGAGTTTTTACCTTTGTGGTGGGACTCTCAACCTGGATTTTGTTTAAGATGTCGCGGGTGGTTGGGAAATAATTGCCAGCTTTATCCTAAGTCAAATACTTTATTTGAGCCGACTGAAGAATTTAAGCAACAACTTTGGATAGCTCAAACTTTAGGAGAATTAATGGCGAACGCTCCCAATTTAATATCTCGACCGCCAAGAAATACTATTAAAACAATGCTTGAGGCTTATGTACATCAATACATTCAAGATAACGTTTCCGCTTTTGGCCGAAACTTTGGGCTATCCAGAGCCGAAATTATTCGTTGGTATTCAGGTGTAACTATTTCAAATTTGGATAAACTTTTGCTTATTTGTTATACTTTATCAACGAATCTTACAGATTTTTTGCAACGGCGAGTAGTACCTTTATCTAGTGAGCAGCACTACCTGTTAACTGCCAAGCCGAAGAAAAGACAATGCTCTTCGTCAAAAGTTACTTTGAGAAAGAGTAACGAGCGTGAGCAGCTTGTTGAAGCTATGCAGCTAGCTTTAGAAGAAGTGCCACCTCCTTCTTTGACACAGTTAGCTCTTCGTTTAGGATACAAAAGTTATAGTAGTTTAACGGCTTGCTCGAAATCTTTGTCGGCTGCTCTCACTGCTAGATATGTTGATTATCAGCAACAATTAAGGCTGGAACGAATCCGAAATGTACTCGAAAGTGTGCTTGATAGCAATGAGTATCCCTCACCTTCTCTTCAAAAAGTAGCTCGGCGTACTGGTATCAGTTTAGGAACTTTTTACTGTCATTGCCCACTTTTGTGTCGTGCTGTTTCTTTTCGCTATGAAGATTACCGAAAATTTCACCAGAAACAAATGATTGCTCAAGGCTTGAGGGAAGTAAGAAAGCTTGCTCCTATACTTTATGCACAAGGGATAACTCCAACTGTTAAGAATATGAGAAAATTTATGCAACATCCATCTACCTTATGGCACGTTGAGGTTGTGGAAGGTTTAAGCGAGGTAAGACGCGCACTGGTAAGGTTGAGGAAGCTTCAAATCGTTTTCATAAATACAGGTTTCCGATTGCGGCCATCTTTTGGTTTAAAATCGGCCATCTTTTGCTTTAAGTCACAGCCAACCAACTTCATCTGAGTAAGATCGCGGTCAGTGACATTGTGAAGCGACATGGGCAGAAGATCCCTCCATCTTTGACTAGCATAAAACTACATTTAGATGTAATACATAGGATTATTATGTTGACGCTCATCCCTCAGCTGACACAAATCTTGAAGAGTATAACGGCTGAGAATTGCTTCGAAAGCAGAATTAGCTTGCTGCCAAACTTTATAAATTGCTTCTTTTTCTAGAGTGCAAGAATCCGATCGCTTTTTCTCTTTCTGCACACCTTCTAAAGAAATCACAATTTCTAATAGAGTAATCTCCCAAGGTTCACGGCTTAACAGATAGCCACCTTTAGCGCCACGATGACTTTGCACTAAACCACCACGCCGCAGATTGATAAAAACTTGTTCCAAGTAACGTTCAGGAATTGGCTGTTTAGTTGTGATTTCACTAAGAGTTAATGGAACTTTTTTAGTGTTTTGACTTGCTAATTCTATAAGTGCTAACAAGGCATATTCTAGCTTGGAAGATAGTTCTATAATACTGTGACTTTGGTGATTTGGGGAAGAATCTAACATGATATTGTTATTAATTGGATGGAAAAAACAATTAGAAATCCAAGATTTATAACTATTCAAAATATGGAAAATTTTAAATTACTTGACATGAGCAAGATAACATAAATTACACTTGTTCCTAAACCAATTCCGGTAAAAACTAAGCCAAGTGTCCAACCGTAACCTGTTCCGAGAGTATCAGATGAAATCAAATAGTGTAGGCGTGCAATTAATACTTGAAGTGGTTCCATAAGTTGAAAATTTTGGGGTTAACGATTGGCACTTGTTAATTTTTTCGGTGCAAAACTATTATTTTAGAATCGGATCGGGGAAAATTTTGATTTTCTTAGATTGCACGTAAACTCGTTGATTTAGGTGTAATTGAAGTTGCAGAAAACGCTCTCGACTTAGGTAAGCATTTACTCTTTCTGCTGATTCCAAAACTAACTCCATGCGAATTTCCCAACCTAAATAAATAATTCGGTCAACTCTCGCAGATACCGCACCTTTAATAGGTTGTAACTGAATTAAAACATCGTGAGGCCGGAGAAAAATTTGCTCTTTTTTTGTGAGTCGTTTATTACTAAGGAAAAAGCCTGCCTTACTTGGTAATACATTTACTGGCCCAAGAAAACTCATCACAAAAGGAGTTGCTGGATTATCATAGATTTCTGATGGTTTACCAACTTGTTCTACGCGACCTTGATTCATCACCACAATTTCATCAGCTACTTCCATTGCTTCTTCTTGATCGTGGGTAACAAATACAGTCGTTACTTGTACTTCTTCGTGCAGGTGTCGTAACCAATTCCGCAATTCTTTACGGACTTTGGCATCTAATGCACCAAAAGGTTCATCTAATAACAAAACTCTTGGTTGTACCGCTAATGCTCTAGCTAAAGCAACCCGTTGTCTTTGTCCACCGGAAAGTTGAGAAGGATAACGATCGCCTAAACCCCCCAACTGAATTAACTGCAAAAGTTCCTCAACTCGCTGCTGAATCCTATTTTTCGCTACTTTGCGAATTTCTAAAGCAAAAGCTATATTTTGGCGAATTGTTAAATGTTTAAACAAAGCATAGTGCTGAAACACAAAACCAATGTGGCGTTCCTGCACAGATTGGTAAGTAGCATCTTCTCCAATCAGCCAAATTTTTCCAGTATCAGGAAGTTCTAACCCTGCAATCATCCGTAACAAAGTGGATTTTCCCGATCCAGAAGGGCCTAACAACGCCACCAGAGAGCCTGTTTTTATTTCTAAATTTACCTGGTCAACGGCGGAGAAAGAGCCAAATTGTTTAGAAACATTCTCGACTTTAATACCCATATTGTACCTTGACAAGAAACTGCTATATTTAAACTACGCTAAATACATCGACAAACAGTATTTTACAATACCATGCTCTTTACACTACTCTCAACGAAACAATCTGTAAAACCAATTCGCCAGGGATTCAGTCCCCGTTCTATACTGCCCCTCAAGTCAAACCTGCTATGGAAAATTGAGTCAGGCATCGTGAAAGCAACCACCTGGCTAGACGACGATACAACCGTTACTTTGGGAATTTGGGGACCAGGAGATATTGTGGGCAAACCTTTATCAAAAGTTGAAGCTTACCAAATTGAGTGCTTAACCAAAGTAGAAGTCAGCGTATTTAACGTTCAAGAGTGGCAGCAAATTACAGATGTTTTAATGGCGCATATTCAGCAAACAGAAGAATTGCTGCTAATTCGTAGTTACAAAAAAACCGAGATCATGGTCATCAAACTTTTAAGTTGGCTGGCAAAAAGGTTTGGTCATGAAGTAAAAAATGGGCATTTAATAGATGTGCGTTTAACTCATCAAGATATTGCTGAAATGCTTGGTGCAACTCGTGTCACTGTAACTCGCGTATTAATTCAATTGGAACAACAAGGTTTGATTGAACGCCTTTCTTTACATAGGTTTTTGGTCAAAGAAGAGGAATTATGGCATTACGAAATTTAAGTAAATATTGTTAGTTATCAGTGTTGTTCTAATCCACAATAAAATTTTAGATACCTCTTTTTTGACAGTTAAAAGAGGTAAATTATTCTAAATTAATTAATTAAATATAGTACATTTGATTAGATTTGCGGCTTTCTTTTCGTTTATCAGATAAACTTTTTAAGGAATAGCTGGCAAAAAGCTGCATTACTGATTGATTCGCTTCCGACCAAATATCCTCAATTAATAAATTATCTGAAGATTCAACTGAAGCCTGGACTGATTTTTCTGGCTGAGGAATACCTTCTAAACAAGTAATAATTTCTAATAAAGTAATATTTTCTGGCGCTTTAGTTAAACAATAACCACCTTTTGTGCCGCGCTGAGAACGAACAATCCCACTACGTCGTAGGGAGATTAACAATTGCATCAGATAACGATAGGGAATGTTTTGAGCAGCAACAATTTCATCTACTTGTAAGTAACTGCTTTGTTGGTAATGATCGGCTAGTTCTAACAAGGCTAATAAACCATATCTTACTTTAGCAGATAGTTTCATCATCTTAACGTTGACACTGATTTATATTAAACCACACTTTAACGATTGGTTTAGTGTAGTTTGGAACTAATTGCTAAATTTTACTTTTTTTCATCTAGTGATTGAAAGTAAAAACTGCAAAAAAAGCTACTTTAACTTGCTCTCTGACCACATTCAGCTTAATCATTACTGATTTGGGGCAACAGCAAGAATTATGAAATATTTCTATGATTTTAAATTAAATACACTAAACCGACTGTTTTATAGTAGTTTAAGGCATTATACTATAGTTTTTTAAAATCAATGCTATTTAATAAATCACGTAGGAACTGAAATATAGGTTAATTTAACGATAATATTTACAACAGAGGATTGAATAGCCAGGTACAAATTAGAAATGAAAAATACAACTTTTAACAAAGTTAGCAAAATCATTGCTTTTCTGCTATTGTCGCTGATTTTCTTCTCACCTTTCGTAATTGTTAATGCTGGAGAGAGGGGAGTTTTAATGCAATTTGGCAAAGTGCAAAATCCGATTTTCGGAGAAGGAATTCACTTGATAATTCCCATTGTTAATACTGTAAAAAAACTGAGTATTCGAGTACAAAAGCAGGAAATTTCCGCAGAAGCTTCCTCAAAAGATTTACAGGATGTTTTTACGGATGTTGCTCTTAACTGGCACATTCTCCCAGAGGAAGCAAACTTAATTTACCAACAAATTGGAGATGAAGCAGCAATTATAGATAAAATAATTAATCCAGCAGTGGAAGAAATACTTAAAGCTGTGATGGCGAAATACACAGCAGAAGAAATTATTACTAGAAGGGAAGAAGTAAAAACTGGAGTAGATAATAGTTTAACTACTAGATTAATAACCTATCATATTGCAGTTGATGATATTTCTTTGGTTCATGTGCATTTTTCCCAACGCTTTGGTGATGCTGTGGAAGCTAAACAAGTTGCGGAACAAGAAGCAAAAAGAGCAGAGTTTGTAGCCCAGAAAGCTACTAAAGAAGCAGAAGCTAAAGTGAATTTTGCTAAGGGAGAGGCAGAAGCACAAAGATTAGTTCGAGAAACTCTGAATACAGAAGTTTTAGCCAAACAAGCTATAGAAAAGTGGAATGGTAATTTACCCTTAATTATTGGTGAGGGTGGGCCAAAAGTGTTGGATTTGGGTCAATTAGTAAATACTCTCCAAAAGTAAGGTTTCTGATTAACTACAAATTACCCAAAAGTTCTAAGGGAGTGTCGAGAATTTTTAGTTGCAGGAGTGCCAAAATAACTAGGGTGTAGGCAGTGGAAGTAGCTATACCCATCAGTAATTCTTTTTTAAAATTACGTTCTTTTGATTGGTCTTGAAAAACGTCCATCACTCCGGCTTGCATGAGTAGAATTCCGGCGATACAGGAGATCCAATAACCAATTATTGTGCAGGGTAGGAGTAATTTTGGTGACAGTAAGCTACAGAGATAGCCAAAACCGTAGGCGATCGGTAAATTGAAAAATAAATCATTCCACCAAGATAAAGGTGAAAGCAAAAATCCGATCACCAGGAAAAATCCACCTTTGAGCTTTTTAAATAAAACTGCTGCAAAGTCCTTCGATATACCTTGGCGTAACTGTTCTGGGTTCAATGCTTTAGCAATACTCAACTCTTGACCAACTTTTTGGCTGCTTTCCATATAACTCCTTATTTCCAATCGGTTTACCGTATATTAAAACAAAAATAATTAAAAGTCTAGTAGAAAATAGTGTACTGGCTCAAAAAAGATCAGCCAGAAGAAAGCTCTCCTGGCTGATTTAGATCAAAAAGTACGTTGTTGCGCTTTAGCGCCTTTCTTTAGCGCTAAAGCGCAACAACGTACCTAAGCACCTAAGCTCAAAACTTAGTCGTTTTCGATTGTTGGTGCGTTGGGAATTCTAGCGGCTATTGCGTCGGGCGAAATATTGGGAATAAACCAATTAGCATCACCAGCGCTGAAAATCTCTGCTGGAGGGACGTTTAATTCTACTGCGCCTGTGTCGGGATTAGCTTTGATTACTAATTGGGTGCCATCAAGGATTTTAACAGCGACAGGATTTGCTAATTCTTGTGTTTCTCCGTTATTACTTAAACCTGCAACTTTGATTCCACCTGGTAAATAAACCCCATCGCAATCCCATTCATCATTGGTGGTTTCGCCATCTGCGAGAAAATAGATGGCATTATCGAATGTGGAGGTCGATTTTTTGGGTTTACTGCCATAAATAGCTAGGGTTTTCCCGGTTTCATTGCGACATTGACCCCAGTTAATCCCGGATTCCAAAGCATATTTTTGAAATTCCAGATCTGCGATCGATTTTTGAATGTCTTCTTGGGTAACTCCTTCCGGTAATTCTGGCGAATTTTTAACTTTCAACAATTCATCTAAAGCTTGAGTGACTTGGATGTAGTCGGGGTTATTAGTAAATTTTGGTGGATCAGCAAATGAAGGTTTGGCAATTAATAAGTTAACAAAAATTATCAAAGCTACAAGAACTATTTTCAAATATTTCATGGTTTTCTCCTGGTAATTTAGTCAAAAAAGTTGAAGTTAAATTGAAATGAAGGGGGGGGGAATTTAATTTTTTTCGATTTGGGGCGATCGCCAATAGTTAATCGCCTGGGTAAGCACACAACCGCCGATCGCTAACAGCGTCATCACAGTTAAGGAACTGCTTTCTAGTGTATGACTTTTGCACAAAATCAACACACCTAAACCAATCAAAACGAAGGGAACAATATTTTTACCATAACGAGTTAAGGAAGATGCGATCGCAGGTAAATTAGTTAATCGATAAGCGGTGTAGCACCAAACACCAACCATCGAGAAAAATACCGCCAGAATTACCGGAAGACTTGCCAAAGTACTGCTAGCAAATAGTGGTACATAAATGCTGATATTGTCACTGCCATTAGCAACAGTCACCGCTGCTACACCGTAAACTTGGGGAGAAAAAAGTTTTGCCAGTACAGAGTTATTAGGTTCTGTTTCTACTTCATCATCTGACTCATCATCATCTCGATTTAGTAGACTGTTGATTCCAATTGCGATCGGAACAATACCCAACATTCCAATCCAAGCTTGAGGTACGATTAAACTGCTAAAAAAACCGGGAAGACTAGCCATAACTAATGCAGTAAAACCGAGATATTGTCCAGCAACAATGTGCCAACGGCGAAAGTTGCTATTTACTTGGGAAAAAAACAGGCTGAGAATGACGATATCATCAATGTTGGTAGCACTAAAAGCTGTTAATCCAGCGGGAATTGCAGTTACTAATCCATCCATTTACAGTTCATCCTTTTTGTTATGTTTTGGGTTTAATAATTTAGTCACTTACTTATGGTGATAAGTAGGATAGGCATCTTGC
The sequence above is a segment of the Phormidium ambiguum IAM M-71 genome. Coding sequences within it:
- a CDS encoding ATP-binding protein — its product is MVKIQSRPFSDSLLLESKEAKNNYFKNLTVPHKKLQSALELLLINTLEPADTLVFLVFGVTGVGKTTLRRRFEKVLLEEFLPSLRQNPGQIAVAGMEAIPAEQGKFSYKDYYTRALEALKEVLIEYKANYRLSSSEANDLKCLNQGHYKDSPALRRAMEKVFRYRQLKAFTIDEAQHLLMMAGGHQMLHQMNWVKSIANLTGTVHILFGTYELLNCPTLNGQMGRRSEDIHLTPYEADNAEDIAEFIRVIKTFQRHLPLVEEPNLEKHYEYLFSGSIGCVGLLKNWLTRSLRVALSEEALTLNNKHLKRGALGAARLKKIKEEAFQGLRRFREESNFDSQQCLTEYNIEIPAPGSAKKGRVGQRKPLRDAVGANSDDS
- a CDS encoding Mu transposase C-terminal domain-containing protein, whose product is MAHIDHTQLDIELVCSRTGRSLGRPWATVLIDAMSRRILAIYLTFDEPSYRSCMMVLRICVQRFSRLPETIVVDGGAEFSSTYFETLLAAFECTKKQRPPAKARFGSIIERLFGTTNIEFFYNLRGNTQITKNVRLVTKSNNPKKQAVWTLDELYEYFCAYSYEFYDCQEHPALGQSPRQAFTNGLILSGSRPQKQIIYNENFKIFTLPSTPKGTAKVQPSRGVKINYIYYWSTDDSFLRPEIEGTNLPIRYDPFDMGTAYAYVKGHWVRCISEYYKSFHERSEREVNIASLQLRRSKQKFTQRLTISAKEKAMYLEGTEAKEALLLQRLHDLARLDVCSLIERKETEANHQIFPVNLNGDESSLDGNKQPGKSRVNSLIDLTKIEAYKDEELW
- a CDS encoding cadmium resistance transporter, translated to MDGLVTAIPAGLTAFSATNIDDIVILSLFFSQVNSNFRRWHIVAGQYLGFTALVMASLPGFFSSLIVPQAWIGMLGIVPIAIGINSLLNRDDDESDDEVETEPNNSVLAKLFSPQVYGVAAVTVANGSDNISIYVPLFASSTLASLPVILAVFFSMVGVWCYTAYRLTNLPAIASSLTRYGKNIVPFVLIGLGVLILCKSHTLESSSLTVMTLLAIGGCVLTQAINYWRSPQIEKN
- a CDS encoding RrF2 family transcriptional regulator, which encodes MMKLSAKVRYGLLALLELADHYQQSSYLQVDEIVAAQNIPYRYLMQLLISLRRSGIVRSQRGTKGGYCLTKAPENITLLEIITCLEGIPQPEKSVQASVESSDNLLIEDIWSEANQSVMQLFASYSLKSLSDKRKESRKSNQMYYI
- a CDS encoding RrF2 family transcriptional regulator, which gives rise to MLDSSPNHQSHSIIELSSKLEYALLALIELASQNTKKVPLTLSEITTKQPIPERYLEQVFINLRRGGLVQSHRGAKGGYLLSREPWEITLLEIVISLEGVQKEKKRSDSCTLEKEAIYKVWQQANSAFEAILSRYTLQDLCQLRDERQHNNPMYYI
- a CDS encoding sulfate/molybdate ABC transporter ATP-binding protein codes for the protein MGIKVENVSKQFGSFSAVDQVNLEIKTGSLVALLGPSGSGKSTLLRMIAGLELPDTGKIWLIGEDATYQSVQERHIGFVFQHYALFKHLTIRQNIAFALEIRKVAKNRIQQRVEELLQLIQLGGLGDRYPSQLSGGQRQRVALARALAVQPRVLLLDEPFGALDAKVRKELRNWLRHLHEEVQVTTVFVTHDQEEAMEVADEIVVMNQGRVEQVGKPSEIYDNPATPFVMSFLGPVNVLPSKAGFFLSNKRLTKKEQIFLRPHDVLIQLQPIKGAVSARVDRIIYLGWEIRMELVLESAERVNAYLSRERFLQLQLHLNQRVYVQSKKIKIFPDPILK
- a CDS encoding prohibitin family protein; protein product: MKNTTFNKVSKIIAFLLLSLIFFSPFVIVNAGERGVLMQFGKVQNPIFGEGIHLIIPIVNTVKKLSIRVQKQEISAEASSKDLQDVFTDVALNWHILPEEANLIYQQIGDEAAIIDKIINPAVEEILKAVMAKYTAEEIITRREEVKTGVDNSLTTRLITYHIAVDDISLVHVHFSQRFGDAVEAKQVAEQEAKRAEFVAQKATKEAEAKVNFAKGEAEAQRLVRETLNTEVLAKQAIEKWNGNLPLIIGEGGPKVLDLGQLVNTLQK
- a CDS encoding TniQ family protein, whose product is MIVDSAIIDELWDTQPPIVPNPSRLFHLQPMGLGTAYVESLTSYVARLGEAHGVPPGTLLAIEVKPMVKQGYAINPLNSSSIVSLYGQSSVKALNGTQLGAKQLVKALEELTLRNDLQFLTLLPWAEVFPVRGLLRHFQAWCPDCYQEWQNHQQIIYSPLLWALQAVKICPAHHRPLESKCPYCDREFLPLWWDSQPGFCLRCRGWLGNNCQLYPKSNTLFEPTEEFKQQLWIAQTLGELMANAPNLISRPPRNTIKTMLEAYVHQYIQDNVSAFGRNFGLSRAEIIRWYSGVTISNLDKLLLICYTLSTNLTDFLQRRVVPLSSEQHYLLTAKPKKRQCSSSKVTLRKSNEREQLVEAMQLALEEVPPPSLTQLALRLGYKSYSSLTACSKSLSAALTARYVDYQQQLRLERIRNVLESVLDSNEYPSPSLQKVARRTGISLGTFYCHCPLLCRAVSFRYEDYRKFHQKQMIAQGLREVRKLAPILYAQGITPTVKNMRKFMQHPSTLWHVEVVEGLSEVRRALVRLRKLQIVFINTGFRLRPSFGLKSAIFCFKSQPTNFI